One stretch of Flavobacterium sp. 9 DNA includes these proteins:
- a CDS encoding TonB-dependent receptor domain-containing protein, giving the protein MKNCRQHLLLFIFLFIISQLSFGQNQAAIKGTISDGKLPIEFVDVILKNANDSTKVAAYAVTDALGNFALDNILNGDYQLQFKLIGFKTNIQKVKFSGSAISIGTITLQNDTNLLNTVVVNSAKKQIQKTDEGFIFNAVSNISQSGGTATDMLKNIPTVAVDAEGGITLRGKSPMILINGKNSAITNMDQIAASSIESIEIISNPTAKYDANAESGIINIKLKKNNQSGMNGAMVLGGGFGAKGRVNSSILLNHKTEKWNFGLGYDNRFAGRTKKINAERTNYFIDDEHFINQRRNDERTEGLQNLKLNIDFSPNDKNSFSFEALGNLETQDNDETLYTHVNTSANQFYSDNRRHSLELERSKVGELAFNYDRKFADDRKSLNVSLTSSFNRHKENTNIDNYNYDQYQEQIDDAFLQRTHNYEHENISNAIVNYAFPVSEKSIVETGYKGTFRSFDSDFQSADLVNGEYVINPISSNSFKYNEQINAFYGMLNSFIGTADNPKWKYNLGLRAENVSNNGATQNNSDRFNNDYLKLFPSASLQLNLESNDFVKIGYSKRINRLDLDDLNPFMDITDALNPHSGNPYLKPEIIHIAELSYNKEWSKYSFSTNAFYRNATDAIRQYAELKDNGVILLMPKNIGSTITYGVETIFSLKPIGFYDANISVTAFQQKINASNLAQDVVSNAFNWYGKIINNFVPWKGGKLQIIGNYNSALATPQGKRIPIYNVDMGFQQKLGKGNARLGLVVTDMFNTLESGYKNNTALFSNNRTNKSDTRALMLTFAYTFKSDFKEKLLENQFSTE; this is encoded by the coding sequence ATGAAAAATTGCAGACAACACCTTTTACTTTTTATTTTCTTATTTATAATAAGCCAACTTTCTTTTGGTCAAAATCAGGCAGCTATAAAAGGAACTATTTCTGACGGAAAACTTCCAATAGAATTTGTAGATGTTATTTTAAAAAATGCAAATGATTCCACAAAAGTTGCAGCTTATGCAGTAACTGATGCTTTAGGAAATTTTGCATTAGACAATATTCTAAATGGTGATTATCAATTGCAATTCAAATTAATTGGGTTTAAAACCAATATTCAAAAAGTGAAATTTTCAGGTTCTGCTATTTCTATTGGAACAATCACTTTGCAAAACGATACTAATTTATTGAATACTGTTGTTGTTAATTCGGCCAAAAAACAAATTCAGAAAACGGATGAAGGTTTTATTTTTAATGCTGTTTCGAATATTTCTCAATCTGGCGGAACTGCGACCGATATGCTTAAAAATATCCCAACCGTTGCTGTAGATGCTGAAGGCGGAATAACTTTGAGAGGTAAATCGCCGATGATTTTAATTAACGGAAAAAATTCTGCGATTACCAATATGGATCAAATTGCTGCGAGCAGTATCGAAAGTATTGAGATAATTAGTAATCCAACGGCAAAATATGATGCTAATGCTGAAAGCGGAATTATCAACATAAAACTAAAGAAAAATAACCAAAGCGGTATGAATGGCGCAATGGTTCTAGGCGGTGGTTTTGGTGCCAAAGGGAGAGTAAACAGTTCTATACTTTTAAATCATAAAACAGAGAAATGGAATTTCGGTCTTGGATATGACAATCGTTTTGCCGGCCGAACAAAAAAAATAAATGCTGAACGAACCAATTATTTTATTGATGATGAACATTTCATTAATCAAAGGCGAAATGACGAACGTACAGAAGGTTTACAGAATTTAAAACTGAATATCGATTTTTCTCCAAATGATAAAAACAGTTTTTCATTTGAAGCTTTAGGAAATCTGGAAACTCAGGATAATGACGAAACTTTATACACGCATGTTAATACGAGCGCAAATCAGTTTTACTCGGACAATAGAAGACATTCTCTGGAATTGGAACGTTCAAAAGTGGGTGAATTGGCTTTTAATTATGATCGAAAGTTCGCTGACGATCGAAAAAGCCTGAACGTTAGTCTTACCTCATCTTTTAACAGACACAAAGAGAATACCAATATTGATAATTATAATTACGATCAATATCAGGAACAAATTGATGATGCTTTTTTGCAAAGAACACACAATTACGAACACGAAAACATCTCGAATGCAATTGTAAATTATGCTTTTCCGGTTTCTGAAAAATCGATTGTAGAAACGGGTTATAAAGGAACATTCCGTTCTTTTGATTCCGATTTTCAAAGTGCTGATTTGGTTAATGGCGAATATGTTATTAATCCAATTTCGAGCAATAGTTTTAAATACAACGAACAAATAAATGCTTTTTACGGAATGTTGAATTCTTTTATTGGAACTGCCGATAATCCAAAATGGAAATACAATTTAGGTTTGCGAGCCGAAAATGTTTCTAATAACGGAGCAACACAAAATAATAGTGATCGCTTTAATAATGATTATCTAAAACTCTTTCCTTCGGCTTCTTTACAACTGAATTTAGAATCAAATGATTTTGTCAAAATTGGTTATAGCAAACGTATCAATCGTCTGGATTTAGATGATTTGAATCCGTTTATGGATATTACAGATGCTTTGAATCCACATAGTGGAAATCCTTATTTGAAACCGGAAATCATTCATATTGCCGAATTAAGCTATAATAAAGAATGGTCAAAATATTCTTTCTCTACAAATGCTTTTTACAGAAATGCAACTGATGCAATCAGGCAATATGCAGAACTTAAAGACAATGGAGTAATTTTATTAATGCCAAAAAATATTGGAAGTACTATTACTTATGGAGTTGAAACAATTTTCAGCTTAAAACCAATTGGTTTCTATGACGCTAATATTAGTGTAACTGCTTTTCAGCAAAAAATAAACGCTTCAAATTTGGCGCAGGATGTCGTGAGCAATGCTTTTAACTGGTACGGAAAAATCATCAATAATTTTGTTCCGTGGAAAGGCGGAAAACTTCAAATAATTGGCAATTACAACTCGGCATTGGCAACTCCACAAGGAAAAAGAATACCTATATATAATGTAGATATGGGTTTTCAGCAAAAATTAGGAAAAGGAAATGCCCGTTTAGGATTAGTCGTTACAGATATGTTTAATACGCTTGAAAGCGGATACAAAAATAATACAGCTTTGTTTAGCAATAACCGAACTAATAAATCAGATACGCGCGCTTTGATGTTGACATTTGCTTATACTTTTAAATCTGATTTTAAAGAAAAATTATTAGAAAATCAGTTTTCTACAGAGTAA
- a CDS encoding long-chain fatty acid--CoA ligase: MASITRLFDFPYYQQETYNLPVALATKKNGVWEKTSSQEYIAKANAVSRALLRMGVQKDDKIALITSNNRTEWNIMDIGILQTGAQNVPIYPTISEEDYEYILNHSGSIYCFVSDDEVLQKVNAIKANVPTLKEVYSFNEIPGCKHWSDLLLLGEDQSNQSEVDARKDSIHTDDLATIIYTSGTTGRPKGVMLSHKNIVSNVLDSAPRIPFDPGKSTSLSFLPICHIFERMILYIYQYYGVSVYFGESIDKISDNLKEVRPTVITAVPRLLEKVYDKIYAKGTELTGIKKKLFFWAIDLGLKYEPYGANGFWYEFQLKIARKLIFSKWKEGLGGNLDLMVSGSAALQPRLTRVFAAAEIPVMEGYGLSETSPVIAVNDQRNKGFKIGTVGKVIRNVEVKIAQDGEILCKGPNVMLGYFKDPEKTAEALIDGYFHTGDIGEIDSEGFLKITDRKKEMFKTSGGKYIAPQLIENAMKQSRFIEQIMVIGEGEKMPAAFIQPNFEFVKEWAKIHKITLGSTDKEISTNPDVIKRIDEEVEGINEKFGHWEKIKRFELTPDVWSIDGGQLTPTLKLKRKIIKEIYKDLYVKIYGQN; the protein is encoded by the coding sequence ATGGCTTCAATTACACGTCTTTTTGATTTTCCCTATTATCAACAAGAAACTTATAACTTACCAGTTGCTTTGGCAACCAAAAAAAATGGAGTCTGGGAAAAAACATCTAGCCAGGAATATATCGCAAAAGCTAATGCCGTTTCAAGAGCATTATTGCGTATGGGCGTTCAAAAAGATGATAAGATTGCATTAATCACTTCAAATAACCGCACTGAATGGAATATCATGGATATTGGTATTCTGCAAACCGGAGCGCAAAACGTTCCTATTTACCCAACAATTTCTGAAGAAGATTACGAATATATATTAAACCACAGCGGTAGTATTTACTGCTTTGTATCTGATGATGAAGTACTTCAAAAAGTAAATGCTATTAAAGCAAATGTACCTACTTTAAAAGAAGTTTATTCGTTTAACGAAATTCCGGGTTGTAAACACTGGAGTGATTTATTATTACTTGGTGAAGACCAAAGCAATCAGAGTGAAGTTGATGCCAGAAAAGATAGTATTCACACAGATGATTTGGCTACAATTATCTATACTTCAGGAACTACAGGAAGACCAAAAGGTGTAATGCTTTCTCATAAAAATATAGTTTCAAATGTTTTGGACAGTGCGCCAAGAATTCCGTTTGATCCGGGGAAAAGCACTTCTTTAAGCTTCTTGCCTATTTGCCATATTTTTGAAAGAATGATTTTGTACATCTATCAATATTATGGTGTTTCTGTTTATTTTGGAGAATCAATTGACAAGATTAGTGACAACCTAAAAGAAGTTCGTCCAACTGTTATTACGGCTGTACCAAGACTTTTAGAGAAGGTTTACGATAAAATTTATGCAAAAGGAACTGAATTAACCGGTATCAAGAAAAAACTATTTTTCTGGGCGATTGATTTAGGTTTAAAATATGAACCATACGGAGCAAATGGCTTTTGGTATGAGTTTCAATTGAAGATTGCACGAAAACTTATTTTCAGTAAATGGAAAGAAGGTTTGGGAGGAAATTTAGATTTAATGGTTTCCGGAAGTGCAGCTTTACAACCACGTTTAACAAGAGTTTTTGCTGCTGCTGAAATTCCGGTTATGGAAGGTTACGGTTTATCTGAAACTTCTCCTGTAATTGCAGTAAACGATCAAAGAAATAAAGGTTTCAAAATTGGAACTGTTGGAAAAGTAATTCGCAATGTTGAAGTAAAAATTGCTCAGGACGGAGAAATTCTTTGCAAAGGACCAAATGTAATGTTAGGTTACTTTAAAGATCCTGAAAAAACTGCCGAAGCTTTAATCGACGGATATTTCCATACGGGAGATATTGGTGAAATTGACAGCGAAGGTTTCTTGAAAATCACGGATCGTAAGAAAGAAATGTTCAAAACTTCTGGTGGAAAATATATTGCTCCTCAATTGATTGAAAATGCAATGAAACAATCTCGTTTTATTGAGCAAATCATGGTAATTGGTGAAGGCGAAAAAATGCCGGCAGCTTTTATTCAGCCAAATTTTGAATTCGTAAAAGAATGGGCTAAAATTCATAAAATCACTTTAGGAAGTACAGACAAAGAAATCAGCACAAATCCTGATGTAATCAAACGTATTGATGAAGAAGTTGAAGGAATTAATGAAAAATTCGGACACTGGGAAAAAATCAAACGTTTTGAGTTAACTCCGGATGTTTGGTCAATCGATGGCGGACAACTTACTCCTACTTTAAAATTGAAACGTAAAATTATTAAAGAAATCTACAAAGATCTTTACGTTAAAATTTATGGTCAAAATTAA
- a CDS encoding reverse transcriptase family protein, whose product MSEQLSKQQIYDRIKATSKDSYILEEMQRLGFWQSGSEPTLSEILIKQEAKVEKELNELLAQDRKFSNREAMILEMRKARMKIAKEKRAETKLNQEKKRIEKAENWKLLQQQQILYLGETVSKGLNTKESNPEILEKYNLPVFKDALALAKSMQIDLKALQYLAYNRKVSKINHYHTFELEKKSGGKRKISAPKAKLKEIQTWILENILHKIPYTIEAHGFIKERSIVTNAMPHVNKDIVVNIDLKDFFPTVTHKRVKGLFHKIGYSEEVATILSLLCTYSEINETTLDGVTYYVQSGERKLPQGSPASPAISNMIVYKMDQKIKGLAKKLNFSYTRYADDMSFSTTEENSQNVSRLLFFTKKIIESEGFIIHPDKVHVMRKGMQQKVTGVVVNKKLNVDRIQLRKFRAVLHNIEKNGWKDQQWGKAIHLINAIEGYINYVNMVNPEKGKIFKQNLKNIIAKHGQPHIEKTNIPEKVIPIPVIIPEEIKEVQMEQKPENWWNIF is encoded by the coding sequence ATGTCTGAACAGCTTAGTAAACAACAAATTTATGATAGAATAAAAGCTACCTCAAAAGATAGCTACATATTAGAAGAAATGCAACGTTTAGGTTTCTGGCAATCAGGATCTGAACCTACTCTATCTGAGATTCTTATCAAACAAGAAGCAAAAGTTGAGAAGGAATTAAATGAGCTTTTGGCACAAGACAGGAAGTTTAGCAATCGAGAAGCAATGATTCTCGAAATGCGTAAAGCCCGAATGAAAATCGCCAAAGAAAAAAGGGCTGAAACCAAATTAAACCAAGAGAAAAAAAGGATCGAAAAAGCTGAAAACTGGAAATTACTTCAGCAACAGCAAATTCTCTATTTGGGTGAAACCGTATCTAAAGGTTTAAATACTAAAGAATCCAATCCTGAAATTTTAGAAAAATACAATTTGCCTGTTTTTAAAGACGCATTGGCTCTTGCCAAAAGCATGCAAATCGATCTGAAAGCATTACAATATCTTGCTTACAACAGAAAAGTTTCTAAGATTAACCATTATCATACTTTTGAGCTTGAAAAGAAATCTGGCGGCAAACGCAAAATTTCAGCTCCAAAAGCAAAATTAAAAGAAATTCAAACCTGGATTTTAGAAAACATACTTCATAAAATACCTTATACTATTGAAGCGCATGGTTTTATAAAAGAACGTTCTATTGTAACCAATGCAATGCCTCACGTTAATAAAGACATTGTCGTTAATATCGATTTAAAAGATTTTTTCCCAACTGTAACTCATAAACGAGTAAAAGGATTATTTCATAAAATTGGCTATTCTGAAGAAGTTGCTACGATTTTAAGTCTTTTATGTACTTATTCTGAGATTAACGAAACCACATTAGACGGCGTTACATATTATGTACAATCCGGTGAACGCAAATTACCACAGGGTTCTCCAGCAAGTCCGGCGATAAGCAACATGATTGTTTATAAAATGGATCAGAAAATCAAAGGATTAGCTAAGAAATTAAACTTCAGCTATACGCGTTATGCAGATGATATGAGTTTTTCGACTACTGAAGAAAACAGCCAAAATGTTTCTCGTTTATTGTTTTTTACCAAAAAAATTATTGAATCAGAAGGTTTTATAATTCATCCCGATAAAGTTCATGTCATGCGAAAAGGCATGCAGCAAAAAGTGACCGGAGTTGTTGTAAACAAGAAACTAAATGTTGACAGAATTCAGTTGCGAAAATTCCGTGCCGTATTGCATAATATTGAAAAAAACGGATGGAAAGACCAGCAATGGGGAAAAGCAATTCACCTGATCAATGCCATAGAAGGTTACATCAATTATGTAAATATGGTGAATCCTGAGAAAGGGAAAATCTTCAAACAAAATTTAAAAAACATAATTGCCAAACACGGTCAGCCTCATATTGAAAAAACAAATATTCCTGAAAAAGTGATTCCAATTCCTGTGATTATTCCTGAGGAAATAAAAGAAGTACAAATGGAACAAAAGCCAGAAAACTGGTGGAATATTTTTTAA
- a CDS encoding WGR domain-containing protein produces the protein MKLIKQIKLFYKEGNSDKVYEIDLCSIDANNYVVNFRYGRRGSVLKDGTKTPEYVSEEKAQIIFDKLENEKKVKGYASEIETLIDLPSFESVEPDSINGVILQRLEDAVMGKNSFKTQWKTSRVIWKAGLLEVKEAIPYIIKLASKGDDLQTYSAIWALIKFKSDTAEEVFRSYALQNKQKDYIKNLAHEGLLEILKETELQKHISTILETIPQEARYYIDKKDYDSLVNFLKEELQNNAINYLTALYLVAKFDRNLHEIIVFLLEAVPFRPPYFKHIRAIYKLAHLRNDADVIAVLAYRFENEAPMFTRTVSLEDDYYNSQFISAINERLNIGKELRGKDSKIAFSNFTKTYFQKNSLRFLNEMDSETDAKKYLKFAVSILSKYTENDYSKAQKEPLNTYGQYNYNDKKYYYTVVDYPECSNLLLLSTILFGNDKKRILTPSMKFILNQEVFSSKNYYFDINQATRVSSKVNTDEKKTNTTTDQNSGSVLDVAKKAFSTFFGKKETEQKPQSLIVPEEPKVIVETVSNRLELFPEHWDAFPEAYVHLIMEAQMNIIHNFAYGNLKARNDFNTIINNFDETNILTLLNSNFRIPNNLGFETIVLKNNTLSTQIGFIGDVLNSKTEAARNWAKNHILSNKDLFLNDTEFVVKLIFNEVPDLKSWITSTLENFRFTEDKAKAITGKVIIELLTFEESDANNALATLAIDRLKKIATPQLEQLSWDIVARLISSDLKTNNLLASSILILKSKTVDSKEIPFSLIALFLEDTNNEIRKNGIQLLNNYQNDYLLANTESLLDLLNNENQDVLESVIERITQLGKSNSNIIDIALRNTVYAMIRKEKFEGAHLIFKKFILEETTNHWNTALEPRDVIKLIHANYRESQLTGYEILKKYTRKDDFTIRQIISLGNHEILAIRQWCWNYFMDKKERIRAERNNALAILDTTWDDTRTFAFHFFKTEFDETDWDLECLISIVDSVLPAVEQFGKEIITKYFNPDDGVTYLTKLSQHPSVNIQFFVTNYLNTYATDNLPKLRELEFYFRSVLTRVHKARIAKQRIFEFLLQEGKKSEDAAVFVTQIIDEISATVTIQDKANCISILTDLKTLYPQLHTHLILKN, from the coding sequence ATGAAATTAATTAAACAGATTAAACTTTTCTATAAAGAAGGGAATTCAGATAAAGTATACGAAATCGACTTGTGCAGTATCGATGCCAATAATTATGTGGTAAATTTTAGATACGGAAGAAGAGGAAGCGTTTTGAAAGACGGAACTAAAACACCGGAATACGTTTCGGAAGAAAAAGCACAAATCATTTTTGATAAACTCGAAAATGAGAAAAAAGTTAAAGGATATGCTTCAGAAATAGAGACATTAATCGATCTACCTTCTTTTGAAAGTGTCGAACCAGATTCTATAAACGGTGTGATTCTTCAGCGTTTAGAAGATGCTGTAATGGGTAAAAACAGTTTTAAAACCCAATGGAAAACCAGCCGGGTAATCTGGAAAGCAGGTTTATTAGAAGTTAAAGAAGCGATTCCATATATCATTAAATTAGCCTCAAAAGGTGATGATTTACAAACTTATTCTGCGATTTGGGCTTTAATAAAATTTAAATCTGATACTGCCGAAGAAGTTTTTAGATCATACGCTTTACAAAATAAACAAAAAGATTACATAAAAAATCTGGCTCACGAAGGATTATTAGAAATCCTGAAAGAGACAGAGTTACAAAAACATATCTCGACAATTCTTGAAACGATTCCGCAAGAAGCAAGATATTATATCGATAAAAAAGATTATGATTCGTTAGTAAATTTTCTAAAAGAAGAATTACAAAACAACGCTATCAATTATCTGACGGCTTTATACTTAGTAGCGAAGTTTGATCGTAATTTACATGAGATTATTGTTTTCTTACTGGAAGCTGTTCCGTTCAGACCGCCATATTTCAAACATATCAGAGCCATTTACAAATTAGCTCATTTAAGAAACGATGCTGATGTAATTGCCGTTCTTGCTTATAGATTTGAGAATGAAGCTCCAATGTTCACCAGAACAGTTTCATTGGAAGATGACTATTATAACTCGCAATTTATTAGCGCTATAAATGAAAGGTTAAATATTGGAAAGGAACTTAGAGGAAAAGACAGTAAAATTGCCTTCTCGAATTTTACCAAAACCTATTTCCAGAAAAATAGTCTTCGCTTTTTAAACGAAATGGATTCTGAAACAGATGCTAAAAAATACCTGAAGTTTGCCGTTTCAATTTTATCAAAGTACACGGAAAATGATTATAGCAAAGCCCAAAAAGAGCCTCTAAATACTTATGGACAATACAATTATAATGATAAAAAATATTATTATACTGTTGTAGATTATCCTGAATGTTCGAATTTACTTCTATTGTCAACTATTTTATTTGGGAATGACAAGAAGCGAATTTTGACTCCATCGATGAAATTCATTTTAAATCAGGAAGTTTTCTCGAGTAAAAATTATTATTTCGATATAAATCAGGCAACGAGAGTAAGCAGTAAAGTAAATACTGACGAAAAGAAAACAAATACAACAACAGATCAGAATTCAGGTTCTGTATTAGACGTTGCTAAAAAAGCATTTTCAACATTTTTTGGTAAAAAAGAAACAGAGCAAAAACCTCAAAGTCTAATAGTTCCCGAAGAACCAAAAGTTATTGTAGAAACCGTTTCAAACCGTTTAGAATTGTTTCCGGAACATTGGGATGCTTTTCCGGAAGCTTATGTTCATCTGATAATGGAAGCACAAATGAATATCATTCATAATTTTGCTTACGGAAATTTAAAGGCGAGAAATGACTTTAATACTATCATCAATAATTTTGATGAAACCAATATTTTAACTTTACTGAATAGTAATTTTAGGATTCCAAACAATTTAGGATTTGAAACTATAGTCCTGAAAAACAATACACTTTCTACTCAGATTGGTTTTATTGGCGATGTATTAAATTCTAAAACCGAAGCTGCCAGAAATTGGGCCAAAAATCACATTTTATCAAACAAAGATCTTTTTCTAAATGACACTGAATTTGTTGTAAAACTAATTTTTAATGAAGTTCCCGATTTAAAAAGTTGGATAACGAGCACATTGGAAAACTTTAGATTTACAGAAGATAAAGCCAAAGCAATAACCGGAAAAGTAATAATTGAACTTCTTACGTTTGAAGAATCTGATGCAAACAATGCTCTTGCAACTCTTGCCATCGACAGACTTAAAAAAATAGCTACGCCACAACTTGAACAATTAAGCTGGGATATTGTTGCGCGTTTAATTTCTTCTGATTTAAAAACGAATAATCTGTTAGCGAGTTCTATTCTAATTCTAAAATCTAAAACAGTCGATTCTAAGGAAATTCCGTTTTCGTTGATCGCTTTGTTTTTAGAAGATACAAATAATGAGATTAGAAAAAATGGAATTCAGCTGTTAAATAACTATCAGAACGATTACTTATTGGCAAATACTGAATCTTTATTAGATTTATTAAACAATGAGAATCAAGATGTTTTAGAATCTGTTATAGAACGTATTACGCAATTAGGCAAATCAAATTCTAATATCATCGACATTGCACTTCGTAATACGGTTTATGCGATGATTCGAAAAGAAAAATTTGAAGGCGCACATTTGATCTTCAAAAAATTCATTCTTGAAGAAACCACAAATCATTGGAATACAGCATTAGAACCGCGAGATGTTATAAAACTAATTCACGCTAATTACAGAGAAAGTCAATTAACGGGTTATGAAATATTGAAAAAATATACTCGTAAAGACGATTTTACAATTCGCCAGATTATCTCTTTAGGAAACCATGAAATCCTTGCCATTCGTCAATGGTGTTGGAATTATTTTATGGACAAAAAAGAACGAATTCGTGCTGAAAGAAACAATGCATTAGCAATATTAGACACTACTTGGGACGATACGAGAACATTTGCTTTTCATTTTTTCAAAACCGAATTTGATGAAACAGATTGGGATTTAGAATGTCTGATTAGTATCGTAGATTCTGTATTGCCGGCGGTTGAACAATTTGGAAAAGAAATCATTACCAAATATTTTAATCCGGATGATGGCGTAACTTATTTGACCAAATTAAGTCAACATCCAAGCGTAAATATTCAGTTTTTTGTGACTAATTATCTCAATACATACGCTACAGATAATTTGCCTAAGTTGAGAGAACTTGAATTCTATTTCCGTTCTGTATTAACGCGTGTACACAAAGCGAGAATTGCCAAACAGCGTATTTTTGAATTCTTACTTCAGGAAGGAAAGAAAAGCGAAGATGCAGCCGTTTTTGTAACGCAAATTATCGACGAAATTTCGGCTACTGTGACCATACAGGATAAGGCAAATTGTATCTCTATTTTGACGGATTTAAAAACGTTATATCCGCAATTGCATACCCATTTAATCCTTAAAAACTAA